The Edaphobacter sp. 12200R-103 genome contains a region encoding:
- a CDS encoding ROK family transcriptional regulator, with protein sequence MRFQSSSSSPYLSGTGTQPSRPSHLRQVNARVLLRLLREHSPCSKADLVRLSGLSAPTVSSAVAHLESLNLVEKLGDGESSGGRPPEMLRFNATRGYVAGIDIGGTRLRMVLADLNGRIVTQWATQFTERQRTPKAVCCLIHDGLKTMCQEASTSVKKVLELTVGAPGVTNADAGVVLSAPNLKDWNKIPLRTVLERETGIPTTVENDTNLAAVGEHWRGSATGVDDFLFIALGTGVGAGIFLRGRLHHGANWSAGEIGYAAVNGQSRQALEVRATGQLERAIGGLAIEAEWRRLLSRDRRSNGSELEKLRASEIFDLAVDGDRVAAQVVQYASQILADCIVQMSLTLDPSVVILGGGVGSHPELCKATEKLLARNEFAKPQVRSSSLGTQAQLYGAICLSLIASEARLLD encoded by the coding sequence ATGCGATTTCAGTCCTCCTCATCTTCTCCATATCTCTCAGGAACCGGGACGCAGCCGTCCCGTCCGTCCCATCTTCGACAGGTGAATGCGCGCGTACTCCTGCGGCTCCTGCGCGAGCATAGCCCCTGCTCCAAGGCAGATCTGGTGAGACTATCGGGTTTGAGCGCGCCGACGGTTTCAAGCGCCGTGGCGCATCTCGAATCGTTGAACCTGGTGGAAAAGCTGGGCGATGGTGAATCGAGCGGCGGTCGCCCTCCTGAGATGCTTCGCTTCAACGCGACCCGGGGCTATGTGGCAGGCATTGATATTGGCGGAACACGGCTTCGCATGGTGCTGGCGGACCTGAACGGCCGGATCGTAACCCAATGGGCGACACAGTTTACCGAGAGACAACGCACGCCAAAGGCCGTCTGTTGTCTGATCCACGACGGACTGAAGACGATGTGTCAGGAGGCGTCCACCTCGGTGAAGAAGGTCCTGGAGTTGACGGTGGGCGCTCCTGGAGTAACCAATGCCGATGCCGGAGTAGTGCTGTCGGCCCCCAATCTTAAGGACTGGAACAAGATCCCCCTGCGCACCGTACTGGAACGCGAGACCGGGATACCGACGACTGTGGAGAACGATACGAACCTGGCAGCAGTAGGCGAGCACTGGAGAGGATCGGCGACGGGAGTGGATGACTTCCTTTTTATCGCGCTGGGTACGGGAGTGGGCGCCGGCATCTTTTTGCGTGGCAGACTGCATCACGGTGCGAACTGGAGCGCCGGAGAGATTGGCTATGCGGCCGTAAACGGGCAGTCGCGACAGGCGCTGGAGGTCCGTGCAACCGGCCAGTTGGAGCGGGCGATCGGAGGCCTGGCGATTGAAGCGGAATGGCGGAGGCTGCTGAGCCGCGACCGGCGTTCCAATGGAAGCGAGCTTGAGAAGCTGCGAGCCAGTGAGATCTTCGATCTGGCTGTAGATGGCGACCGGGTGGCCGCGCAGGTCGTGCAGTATGCATCGCAGATTCTGGCAGACTGCATTGTGCAGATGTCGCTTACGCTCGACCCATCGGTGGTGATCCTGGGCGGTGGCGTCGGCTCTCACCCGGAACTGTGTAAGGCAACCGAGAAGCTGCTGGCGCGCAACGAGTTTGCGAAGCCGCAGGTGCGGTCGAGCTCGCTGGGAACGCAGGCGCAGCTCTACGGTGCCATCTGTTTGAGCCTGATTGCTTCAGAAGCTCGCCTGCTCGATTAA